The Rhodothermus profundi genome segment TCGTTAACAAGGCGGTTGATGCGCGTCAGCAGAAAATTATGGCCAAACAGGGCCAGAATCCCGACCACCAGACCAAAAGCGGTGGTGAGCAGAGCTTCCCAGATGCCACCAGCCAGCACGCTGGGGTTTACGTTACCCTGCAGATTCTGGATCTGCTGGAAGGCTTCAATCATGCCGGTAACCGTGCCGAGAAAGCCCAGCATTGGAGCAATGCCTGCGATGCTGGCCAGAATGTCCATGCGTTTTTCCAGCTCAAAGGCCTCATACTTGCCGGCTGCCTCTACCGCGTCGCGGATCTCTGCAATCGGACGCCCCAGGCGCTCCAGCCCCCGCCGTAGAATGCGGGTGATAGGCTTGTCTTGCGCCTCACAGTAAGCCAGGGCACCGCGAATGTCGCCCGCCTCTACGTAGTCGCGCACGCGATCCATAATCTGACGCGGGTCAATCTGGGCCCGCTGCAGGGTTATGAGCCGCTCGACAAATAAATAGATGGTAAGGAGCGACAGGAGCCCGATGGGAAGCATAACCCACCCCCCCTGAACCAGAATGTCCAGCAGCGACATGGATGAGGCAGGTGGGGCCAGGGCGCTTAACGTATCGGCTGGCAGCGAGACAGCTTGCAACAGCACCATAACAGACGTCGGTTATTGGATTGTGGAAGGTAGGCGTAGCACCCAGGCATCCGGAGGCAGCACGTTGCTAAGCTGACGTTTAGCCGCCAGCGCTTCCTCCGGTGAACCATACCGTCCAACCGCCACGCGGTACCGAGTGGTTCCGTTCATTGGAGTGGCCACGACCGTTACGGGTAGATCCTGGTTTGCCAGGGCGCGACGATAACGATCGGCCAGCCGCTCGGCGGCTGCCTGGCTTGTCACCGAACCAACAATCAGTGCGTAGCTTCCTGTAGGAGGCCGGGCAGGAGGTGCCTCCGTAGTCGGAGTCTCGGGTTCGGCCACAGCCGTATCGACTGGAGGAGGCAGGGCGGCGACAGTCGTTTCAGGGGGAGCCAGCCTTTCCGTTTCAGTCTGGGGAGGAGCTGGGGGGGGCACTTCTGGTTCTGATGGACGAGAAAACAGCAGGAACCAGACCGCCACCGCGCCAAGCATCACCACCAGCAGCGCAGCAGGAACCCATATTGGAAGACCACGACGGCGCTCTTCTTCAACCCGAATGCGAGGAGGACGGGGAGGCCGCAGGGGCGGTTCTGGAGGCGAAGCAGGAGGGGGTTCGGGTGCCGCTTCAGTGGGTGTTGGTTCGGGCTCGGCCTCCGAAGTGACTTCCGGAGACGGGGTAGGTTGCGCTTCAGCTTCATGAGGAGGTTCCTCAGGGGCGGCTTCTTCAGCCGGAGTTTCCTGGGATTCGGCAGGGCCTTCTACTTCATAAAAAGGAGAAGTAGGGGCTGCAACTTCTTCCGAGGTACTTTCTTCTGGCGGGATAACCTCAGTTTTGCGATAGGACTGGGCTGCAGGTGGCTCTACGGTAACCGGTTCCAACCCGGCGAAACGGTGGTTGACGGCCTGGGCCAGCGCTGCGTCTGGTTCAAACCGCAGCCCTTCTTCACTCCGGATGAGATGGCCCAGCCCGGGCAAGCTAGTCTGGCCTTCCTGTTCCAGTTGCTGCTGGAGCTGGGCAACCAACTGACGCAGAGCCGCTTCGGCGGCTTCTGGAGCGCAACCAAGTCGTTCGGCCAATTGATTAATCAGAGGCTCAGACATGCGACCGTTCAGGGTTGGTGTAGGTCAGGAGGTTTCAGGAGTAAAGGCAGGCAGATCGCGCGGTGGATGCAGCACGACCCGTCCATCCGGCAGCCGCTCGGTCGTGCTGCTGCGATGGTCCACGTAAAAGGTTCCCAGACCGGGAACGTGTACCGACTCGCCGCGCATCAGCGCATCTTGCACCAGCTCAGCCAGCGCTTGCGCTACTTGTTCCGGGGTAGGCGTTTCCATAGGGCCTCGCGTTAACCGTTCGTTTCCTAAAACTACAACCAAAATTGTACAGAATCCAAGACTACCAGCGAATTCGCATACCCGCGCTGAGGACGGCAGAGGGCTCCGGATAATGGAGCCAGCGAGTGCGGTAGCGACGAGGGGCCAGGTTCTCCAGGCGAACAACCAGGCCAATCGAAGGCGTAAGCTGATAGCTGGCTTGTAGGTCAAGATCCAGGTAGGGCGATAGTCGCTGCTGCCGGTTTAAGGAAGCATAACGCACGCCTTCGTAGCGTCCCATCCACTGAATGAAGCCGCGTTGCTGCGCAAACCGGTAACTGAGCAGCACAAGCGCCTGCCAGGTTGGTTCATAGGGAGTTCGTTGATTGATTTCGGATAGGCGTATCTGCTGATAGCGCAGGCTTACGGTTCCCTGCAGGCCGGAGGGCAACGTCAATGCGGCTCCGGCGCGGAGGTACCAGTGACGCTGCTTCGCATAGCTCAGTCGCGTTACGGAAGCAATCGGCGGAAAGGATCGCCGGGTCTGGTAGACGTAACGCTCCAGCGGCGCATGGACGAATCCTGCCGCCGTCTGCAACCGGATGGTTCCAAGGAAAAACTCGCTGCCCACTTCCAGGTCGATGCTGCGCAGAGCAGGCTGAGGAACCACCTGGTCGTCCAGCACAGGCGTTTCCTGCAGCAGGAGGTCCAGGCGATAGGCCTGCAAGGAGGGTTGCTGGCGCAGGTACAGGCGCGTGCCCGGGGCCGGGAACAGAGTCAGCTCCAGTACAGGTGACAGGTACAGCGCCCGGGTTGTGGTAGGGTCGGCTTGCAGACCCAGCACACGACTGCCCACCGTCAGGTGCAGGGCGGGTGAAAAATTAAACTGCCAGGCGATGCCCACAGCGACCGAGCGCACCTGAGCGGCGGTTGCTGGAGTAAGGGTGGCCAGGTGACCCTGAAGATCAAAATGGAGAGTCCCCGAAGCAAAAGGAGCACGTAGCGTGCTGCGCAGGTCCAGACGTTGCTCGCGGCGGTCGACTTCAGGCGAAGGTGGTGCGCTTCCACCCAAAAAGCCCGTTGGATACAGCGTTGCGTAGCGATTACTGCTCAGGCGAAGCTGCAGATAGCCTTCGAAGTCTTCCTGGGCAGCGGGAGCTATGCGCAACAGGGCGTAGCCAGCCTGGATTTCCCGTCGGGGGGCGCTGTAGGGAAGATCGCGGACCAGCCCGTACAGGCGATAAGTGTCGAACGTGCCGCCCAGCTCCAGGCTGGCCTGGAGCCGTCCGAAGTAGGTAAAACCTGCTTGAAGGTCGAGCAAGTCGTAGGGAGTTTCTAATTCGGGGCGTTCGGTAAACGGCCGAAATCCACTGCTTCCAGTGTAAACCAGCGATCCATAAGCAGTGAGCGTATGGGTAAGCGGATGTTCCAGGAAACCGTTGAACGAGCGGGTCAGGTAGCGTCCCAGCGTGCTTTCAAAAAGCCCCCGGGCTGGATTGCCGCGACCTATTGTGGCAATGGCAGGAGGCTCTGGTCGCTGCAGGGATACCGGGGTCAGCGAAGCGGCGGCCTGACGGTAGGGTTCCACGTAAGGCTGGCGATCCGGGGGAATCTGGGGAATCAGCGGAGGCGGATTAAAGCCAATGAGCGGTTGACGTTGCAGGGAAGGAAACGAGATTTCCAGCGTACCTCGAATCTCCACTTCGCGCGGAGCCAGGTCCGGTAGCATAATCCGGGCCGTATCAGACACCTGGGCTACGGCCGAAGCAGTGGCCATCCAACCCAGCAACAGCATACCCAGCGTGCGGTGCATGGTTTACAGCGTGGCTTTTTCCTGGGCGGCAATACGGGCGAACGACGTATTCGGAAATTCAGCAATAACCAGTTCATAGAGTCGGGCAGCCTCTCCTCGTTGACCCAGAGTGAGGAAAGCCCGAGCCTGCGTCAGGTACCCTCGGGCCAGCCATTCGGCATAGCCCGGAAAGAGGGTGGGCAGTCGGCTCAGCTCTTCAATGGCCCGGTGGGGATCGCCCCGTCGTAGCAGCAGCGCACCGAGACGATAGAGCGCCTCAGCTCCCGTTTCGTCCTGGGCGCGGCTAACAACCCTCCGGTACAGGCGTTCGGCTTCGTCGAATTGGCCCGCGGCGTCAGCCAGCCGAGCGTGCGCAAGCAGCAATACAGGTGGCAATGCATTTGCGGCAAAGTGCGTTTGCGCCTGCGTCAGGACCTGACGCGCTTCGTCCAGGCGTCCGAGCTCCAGCAAGGCAACGATCTGGCCATAGAAGGCACGGGCCATCAAGTCTGAGCGTTGCGCAGCCAGCGTTACCAGCCGTTGATAGCTCTGCAGGGCAGCTTCGTAGCGTTCCTGTTTTAGCTGCGCCGCGCCTAGCAGCAGCCAGGCCTCGGGCACGCGTGGGTGTTCTGCGTAGGTAGCCAGTAGTTGTTGCAGCGTGCGTTCGGCCTGATCATACAGCTCCTGTTCCATGTAGAGCGTGGCCAGATAGTACAGGGCCTCGCCCATGAGATCGGGTGCATGATCACCGCGCACGAAGGTTTCGAGAGCCTGCATGGCTTCTTCAGAGCGGCCGCTGCGGTAGAGCGCTTCCGCTCGCCGGAAGCGCAGCTCATCCACGATGCGCGTGTTCGGATAGGCCGTGGCGAATGAGTCGATCAGGGCTTCGGCTCGCGCCTCCTTGCCGGCTGCAATGAGCGCGAAGTGAATGCTGGTAGCCGCATCGGCGACGAACGGACTCCGGGGGTAG includes the following:
- a CDS encoding MotA/TolQ/ExbB proton channel family protein, encoding MVLLQAVSLPADTLSALAPPASSMSLLDILVQGGWVMLPIGLLSLLTIYLFVERLITLQRAQIDPRQIMDRVRDYVEAGDIRGALAYCEAQDKPITRILRRGLERLGRPIAEIRDAVEAAGKYEAFELEKRMDILASIAGIAPMLGFLGTVTGMIEAFQQIQNLQGNVNPSVLAGGIWEALLTTAFGLVVGILALFGHNFLLTRINRLVNDMERSATDFIDLLQEPVPRPRRQPETLL
- a CDS encoding HU family DNA-binding protein, translated to METPTPEQVAQALAELVQDALMRGESVHVPGLGTFYVDHRSSTTERLPDGRVVLHPPRDLPAFTPETS
- a CDS encoding SPOR domain-containing protein is translated as MSEPLINQLAERLGCAPEAAEAALRQLVAQLQQQLEQEGQTSLPGLGHLIRSEEGLRFEPDAALAQAVNHRFAGLEPVTVEPPAAQSYRKTEVIPPEESTSEEVAAPTSPFYEVEGPAESQETPAEEAAPEEPPHEAEAQPTPSPEVTSEAEPEPTPTEAAPEPPPASPPEPPLRPPRPPRIRVEEERRRGLPIWVPAALLVVMLGAVAVWFLLFSRPSEPEVPPPAPPQTETERLAPPETTVAALPPPVDTAVAEPETPTTEAPPARPPTGSYALIVGSVTSQAAAERLADRYRRALANQDLPVTVVATPMNGTTRYRVAVGRYGSPEEALAAKRQLSNVLPPDAWVLRLPSTIQ